In one Umezawaea sp. Da 62-37 genomic region, the following are encoded:
- a CDS encoding SCO6745 family protein, which yields MTNARELWRILEPLHGMIYFVPEGQQRYAALGLDRTAGYFASRAAALGPVSAEVVIATFYNFNPTLVHGAIPAAWEKTTPEALLAARLDAADTALRRGLGDLVTQTGELGALARRAAEKACETPQGRPLFAAHAALPWPEEPLLALWWAQTLLREYRGDGHLAALLLEGLSGIEALVVHSGSGEVTAEALRRTRGWSTEEWSAAVDGLRVRRLVDGEGVLTEAGLELRARVEGRTDEMAEGPYTVLDQTERERYVELARPLSRAIVAAGLLPFKK from the coding sequence GTGACGAACGCGCGGGAACTGTGGCGGATCCTGGAACCCCTGCACGGGATGATCTACTTCGTCCCCGAAGGCCAGCAGCGCTACGCCGCCCTGGGACTGGACCGCACCGCCGGATACTTCGCCTCCCGCGCCGCCGCGTTGGGACCGGTATCGGCCGAGGTCGTGATCGCCACCTTCTACAACTTCAACCCCACACTGGTACACGGGGCCATCCCCGCGGCGTGGGAGAAGACCACCCCCGAGGCGCTGCTGGCAGCCCGACTGGACGCCGCCGACACCGCATTGCGGCGCGGCCTGGGCGACCTGGTGACACAGACCGGGGAACTGGGCGCGCTCGCGCGGCGGGCCGCGGAGAAGGCGTGCGAGACACCGCAGGGACGGCCGCTGTTCGCTGCACACGCGGCACTGCCCTGGCCCGAGGAACCACTGCTCGCGCTGTGGTGGGCACAGACACTGCTACGCGAATACCGCGGCGACGGACACCTCGCCGCACTGCTGCTGGAAGGACTCTCCGGCATCGAAGCACTGGTCGTGCACTCCGGCAGCGGCGAGGTCACGGCCGAGGCGTTGCGGCGGACACGGGGATGGTCCACCGAGGAGTGGTCGGCAGCGGTGGACGGACTGCGCGTGCGGAGACTGGTCGACGGTGAGGGTGTGCTGACCGAGGCCGGCCTGGAATTGCGGGCACGGGTGGAAGGTCGGACCGACGAGATGGCGGAAGGGCCGTACACGGTACTGGACCAGACGGAACGGGAACGATACGTGGAACTGGCACGACCGTTGAGCCGCGCGATCGTCGCAGCCGGGTTGCTGCCCTTCAAGAAGTGA
- a CDS encoding WYL domain-containing protein, producing the protein MRADRLVATLLLMQAHGRVTAAELATELEVSVATARRDLEALSTAGVPVYPQPGRGGGWSLVGGARTDLSGLTASEAQALFVLAGPAAAVSPAVKSALRKLVRALPETFRADAEAAARAVVVDPTGWGGGGSGWGRPEEVVERLKTAVVRRVRVRFGYPSRGKNTTTQEMPSQETTTPEVTTREATTPEVATPEVATREMTAWEMTAWEVTTREVDPWGLVEKGGVWYLVAGTDSGQRTFRVDRMVDAVVLDTPARRPDDFELTQAWERVVGEMEGRRSSVTAVVTLPAALLPVLRSQFGRHCEVLEHTDGRVRVRVAAHTALGVAQPLAGWGALVEVEEPQSVRAELARLGAELVGRYA; encoded by the coding sequence ATGAGAGCTGATCGGCTTGTCGCCACCCTGTTGCTGATGCAGGCCCACGGGCGGGTGACCGCGGCCGAACTGGCGACCGAGTTGGAGGTGTCGGTGGCCACGGCGCGACGGGACCTCGAGGCGCTGTCGACCGCGGGGGTGCCGGTGTACCCACAGCCGGGGCGGGGCGGTGGGTGGTCGTTGGTGGGTGGGGCACGGACGGATCTGAGCGGGCTGACGGCGTCCGAGGCGCAAGCGTTGTTCGTGCTGGCGGGGCCCGCGGCGGCGGTGTCGCCCGCGGTGAAGTCGGCGTTGCGGAAGTTGGTGAGGGCGCTACCGGAAACATTCCGGGCGGACGCCGAAGCAGCCGCGCGGGCCGTGGTGGTCGACCCGACCGGATGGGGCGGCGGCGGGTCGGGGTGGGGGCGACCGGAGGAGGTGGTGGAGCGGTTGAAGACGGCCGTGGTGCGGCGGGTACGGGTGCGGTTCGGGTACCCGAGTCGGGGAAAGAACACCACCACACAGGAGATGCCCTCCCAGGAGACCACCACGCCCGAGGTGACCACACGGGAGGCGACCACGCCGGAAGTGGCCACGCCGGAAGTGGCCACACGGGAGATGACCGCATGGGAGATGACCGCATGGGAAGTGACCACGCGGGAGGTGGACCCGTGGGGGTTGGTGGAGAAGGGCGGGGTCTGGTACCTGGTGGCCGGGACGGACAGCGGGCAACGGACATTCCGGGTGGACCGCATGGTGGACGCGGTCGTGCTGGACACCCCCGCGCGGCGTCCCGACGACTTCGAGTTGACGCAGGCGTGGGAACGGGTCGTGGGCGAGATGGAGGGGCGGCGGTCGTCGGTGACGGCGGTGGTGACACTGCCCGCCGCGCTACTGCCGGTGCTGCGGTCCCAGTTCGGGCGACACTGCGAGGTACTGGAGCACACGGACGGGCGGGTCCGGGTACGGGTCGCCGCGCACACCGCGCTGGGGGTGGCGCAGCCGTTGGCGGGGTGGGGCGCGCTGGTGGAGGTGGAGGAGCCGCAGTCGGTGCGGGCGGAATTGGCACGGCTGGGGGCGGAGTTGGTCGGGCGCTACGCCTGA
- a CDS encoding VOC family protein: MLRGLTTVSYFAADLDAATRWYTDLLGIEPYYVVEGGYVEFRIGDYQHELGIVNSKYAPHTPTGGAVVYWAVDDVDTTLARLVGLGAEIHERPEDRGGAGYITATVHDPFGNILGIMANPHYHEVLTSMKQT; encoded by the coding sequence GTGTTGCGTGGTCTGACCACCGTGTCCTATTTCGCCGCTGATCTGGACGCGGCCACCCGCTGGTACACCGACCTCCTCGGCATCGAGCCCTACTACGTCGTGGAGGGCGGTTACGTCGAATTCCGCATCGGCGACTACCAACACGAGTTGGGCATCGTGAACAGCAAGTACGCCCCCCACACCCCCACCGGTGGTGCGGTCGTCTACTGGGCCGTGGACGACGTCGACACCACCCTCGCCCGCCTCGTCGGACTGGGCGCCGAAATCCACGAGCGCCCCGAGGACCGGGGTGGCGCGGGCTACATCACCGCCACCGTCCACGATCCCTTCGGCAACATCCTCGGCATCATGGCCAACCCGCACTACCACGAAGTCCTCACCTCGATGAAGCAGACCTGA
- the ligD gene encoding non-homologous end-joining DNA ligase, which translates to MGETATVRIDGRVLRLTNLDKVLFPEHGFTKAEVIDYYTRIAPVLLPHLAGRPVTLRRYPDGVDGPCFHERNVPRHAPDWVHVIRAATPGSVRGEEYADSVLVLDLPTLVWMANLTALELHIPHRALDLHSRWHSPDLLVFDLTPGTPATVVECCRVTLLVRTELEHDGMTVYAKTDGATGIQLHAPVGATTPGQTARYAKDVAQRLATRHPGLVVSTTAKTTRRGKVLIDWTPNHPDRTTIAPYSLRARPRPTVSTPVTWTEVQTCRRAGDLVFLAGDVLTRATHSEDLHTGMHERAIALPTQPTNNP; encoded by the coding sequence GTGGGTGAGACGGCGACGGTACGGATCGACGGGCGGGTGCTGCGGCTGACGAACCTGGACAAGGTCCTCTTCCCCGAACACGGATTCACCAAGGCCGAGGTCATCGACTACTACACCCGCATCGCCCCCGTCCTGCTCCCCCACCTCGCCGGGCGCCCCGTGACGCTGCGCCGGTACCCCGACGGGGTGGACGGGCCCTGCTTCCACGAGAGGAACGTCCCCCGACACGCCCCCGACTGGGTACACGTCATACGCGCCGCGACACCGGGGAGTGTGCGTGGCGAGGAGTACGCGGACTCCGTGCTCGTGCTGGACCTGCCGACGTTGGTGTGGATGGCCAACCTCACCGCCCTGGAACTGCACATCCCACACCGGGCCCTCGACCTGCACAGTCGGTGGCACTCCCCCGACCTGCTGGTATTCGACCTGACCCCTGGGACCCCGGCCACGGTGGTCGAATGCTGCCGGGTCACGCTGCTGGTACGAACCGAACTGGAACACGACGGCATGACCGTCTACGCCAAAACCGACGGTGCCACCGGGATACAGCTTCATGCCCCGGTCGGGGCGACCACACCCGGACAGACCGCGCGGTACGCGAAGGACGTGGCGCAGCGGTTGGCCACGCGGCACCCAGGGTTGGTGGTGTCCACCACCGCCAAGACCACACGACGCGGGAAAGTCCTCATCGACTGGACACCCAACCACCCCGACAGGACCACCATCGCCCCCTACTCCCTGCGAGCCCGACCACGACCGACCGTGTCCACACCCGTGACCTGGACCGAAGTGCAGACCTGCCGGCGGGCCGGAGACCTGGTATTCCTGGCCGGAGACGTCCTGACCAGGGCCACCCACAGCGAAGACCTCCACACCGGAATGCATGAGAGGGCGATAGCACTACCCACACAACCAACCAACAACCCATGA
- a CDS encoding DNA polymerase ligase N-terminal domain-containing protein, producing the protein MADLSEYRRKRDPQRTPEPVPDPTGTDPGVADAGVLPRGRDDTFVIQEHHASSLHWDVRLERGGVLVSWAVPKGLPPEPGTIRLAVHTEDHPLEYAAFTGTIPRGEYGGGEMFLWDRGRYDTVKWDDHEVHVVLHGERVRGEFVFFRRDRTPGTGSGGKDWMVRRRHAAVRPDWIPLPQGLTPMLPTTGPLPSQEAGWSYEFAWDGVRVLARVEGGRVTLTTGAGRDVTATYPELQGVGARLGMTQAVLDGVVVAFAGGRPNAEALERRVGVVSAGRARRLVGTSPVTLLVVDVLHLEGHSMLGLPYTRRRGLVEGLGLTGRHWSTPPSFPDDGDAVATTARGQGIPGVLAKRSDSPYSPGTRSPDWILAPAEPEPSTGEDVGGSTGAGDGEDAGAGGSAVSDGGTGVGAGSDLDADAGE; encoded by the coding sequence ATGGCGGATCTGTCGGAGTACCGGCGCAAGCGGGATCCCCAGCGCACCCCCGAACCCGTGCCCGACCCCACCGGGACGGACCCTGGGGTGGCCGATGCCGGGGTGCTTCCCCGCGGGCGGGACGACACGTTCGTGATCCAGGAACACCACGCCTCGTCACTGCACTGGGACGTGCGGTTGGAACGCGGCGGGGTCCTGGTGTCGTGGGCGGTCCCCAAAGGACTGCCACCCGAACCCGGGACGATCCGGTTGGCCGTGCACACCGAGGACCACCCCCTGGAATACGCCGCCTTCACCGGGACGATCCCCCGGGGCGAGTACGGCGGAGGGGAGATGTTCCTCTGGGACCGCGGCCGCTACGACACCGTGAAATGGGACGACCACGAGGTGCACGTCGTCCTGCACGGGGAGCGTGTGCGGGGCGAGTTCGTGTTCTTCCGCCGCGACAGGACCCCGGGCACGGGGTCCGGGGGGAAGGACTGGATGGTGCGGCGACGACATGCGGCGGTGCGACCGGACTGGATACCGCTGCCGCAGGGCCTGACGCCGATGCTGCCCACGACCGGGCCCCTGCCCTCTCAGGAGGCGGGGTGGTCCTACGAGTTCGCGTGGGACGGGGTCCGGGTGCTGGCGCGGGTCGAGGGCGGGCGGGTGACCCTCACGACCGGGGCCGGCCGGGACGTCACCGCGACCTACCCGGAGTTGCAGGGGGTCGGGGCACGGTTGGGGATGACCCAGGCCGTGCTGGACGGGGTCGTGGTCGCCTTCGCCGGAGGACGGCCCAACGCGGAGGCGTTGGAGCGGCGGGTGGGGGTGGTCTCGGCCGGGCGGGCACGGAGACTGGTGGGCACCTCGCCGGTGACCCTGTTGGTGGTGGACGTGCTGCACCTGGAGGGCCACTCGATGCTGGGACTGCCCTACACGCGGCGGCGGGGGTTGGTGGAGGGGTTGGGGTTGACCGGTCGGCACTGGTCGACACCACCCTCGTTCCCCGACGACGGGGACGCGGTGGCCACCACCGCACGCGGACAGGGGATACCAGGGGTGCTGGCCAAACGGTCGGACTCCCCCTACTCCCCCGGCACCCGATCCCCCGACTGGATCCTGGCCCCCGCCGAACCCGAACCCAGCACCGGTGAGGACGTCGGTGGGAGTACGGGTGCGGGTGACGGTGAGGACGCCGGTGCCGGTGGAAGTGCGGTGAGTGACGGCGGTACCGGAGTCGGAGCGGGTAGCGATCTTGACGCCGACGCGGGTGAGTGA